A genomic region of Trueperaceae bacterium contains the following coding sequences:
- a CDS encoding ABC transporter ATP-binding protein, which translates to MTVGSLRLPVGNAEFTIEDAHRYDRRSPVRWILSHVARYKLLATGFLLGIIVTQALFAAVPRLTGVAFDLVLQPEPEGGKLFTIMLLLLGILAVRVVFDLTAFFSIETMGQRLERDAREELFVSLLGKSQTFHNRQRVGDVMARVANDVRMLNGMMNPGVALIGDTVFGMLLPLVYIGLLDWRLLSAPLAFIVAFVFALRHYMARLNPVAGNMRRQFGVMNAGLNETISGIELVKSAAQEEREKGKFTTSAAAYRDYFVRQGEVQARYLPLLLFGVMFAGAFAHGLWLLSHGALSVGELVAYVGLVSALRGLADLSIFSFSLVQLGLAGAERILELMKEETELDENPAGHRAEVQGEIVFDQVSFRYEDSDAREALKGVSFTASPGETIAIVGQTGSGKSTLVKLVNRGYDASEGRVLIDGVDVRDWHLESLRQQISVIEQDIFLFSRTVADNIAFGLAGATREQVVAAAKAAQAHEFIMGFSDGYDTVIGERGVTLSGGQRQRLAIARALLTDPRILILDDSTSAIDSATEDAIQKAINKVLEGRTTLMITHRLSQIRKADKILLLERGELVDQGGHYELLERNDHYRRIFSRYD; encoded by the coding sequence ATGACCGTCGGTTCGCTCCGGCTGCCTGTCGGCAACGCCGAGTTCACGATCGAGGATGCCCACCGGTACGACAGGCGTTCCCCGGTTCGCTGGATCCTCTCTCATGTAGCCCGCTACAAGCTCCTGGCGACCGGATTCCTCCTGGGGATCATCGTCACTCAGGCGCTCTTCGCCGCGGTCCCTCGGCTGACCGGCGTCGCCTTCGATCTGGTGCTCCAACCGGAACCTGAAGGCGGCAAGTTGTTCACGATCATGCTCCTGCTGCTGGGCATCCTGGCCGTGCGGGTCGTGTTCGATCTGACGGCGTTCTTCTCGATCGAGACGATGGGGCAGCGACTCGAGCGCGACGCCCGCGAAGAGCTGTTCGTGAGCCTGCTGGGCAAGAGCCAGACGTTCCACAACCGGCAGCGGGTCGGCGACGTGATGGCGCGCGTGGCGAACGACGTGCGCATGCTCAACGGGATGATGAACCCGGGTGTGGCCCTCATCGGCGACACCGTCTTCGGCATGCTCCTTCCGCTCGTCTACATCGGGCTGCTCGACTGGCGCCTGCTGAGCGCACCTCTGGCGTTCATAGTCGCCTTCGTCTTCGCCTTGCGCCACTACATGGCCAGGCTCAACCCGGTCGCCGGCAACATGCGCCGCCAGTTCGGGGTGATGAACGCCGGTCTGAACGAGACCATCTCCGGGATCGAACTGGTCAAGTCGGCGGCCCAGGAGGAGCGGGAGAAGGGGAAGTTCACCACCAGCGCGGCCGCCTACCGCGACTACTTCGTGCGGCAGGGCGAGGTACAGGCTCGCTACCTCCCGCTCCTGCTCTTCGGCGTGATGTTCGCCGGCGCCTTCGCTCACGGACTCTGGCTCCTCTCGCACGGCGCTCTGAGCGTCGGGGAGCTGGTCGCTTACGTGGGCCTGGTGAGCGCGCTGCGTGGCCTCGCCGACCTGTCGATATTCTCGTTCTCGCTCGTGCAACTGGGCCTGGCCGGGGCCGAGCGGATCCTCGAGCTGATGAAGGAGGAGACCGAGCTGGACGAGAACCCGGCGGGTCACAGAGCGGAGGTCCAGGGCGAGATCGTCTTCGACCAGGTGAGCTTCCGTTACGAGGATAGCGACGCCAGGGAGGCACTGAAGGGCGTGTCGTTCACGGCCAGCCCAGGCGAGACGATAGCTATCGTCGGTCAGACGGGCTCCGGCAAGAGTACCCTCGTGAAACTCGTGAACCGTGGCTACGACGCGAGCGAGGGCCGGGTGCTGATCGACGGCGTCGACGTTCGAGACTGGCACCTGGAGTCGTTGCGGCAGCAGATATCGGTGATCGAGCAGGACATCTTCCTGTTCTCCCGGACCGTCGCCGATAACATCGCCTTCGGCCTGGCCGGCGCCACCCGGGAGCAGGTGGTGGCCGCAGCGAAGGCGGCTCAGGCGCATGAGTTCATCATGGGCTTCAGCGACGGTTACGACACCGTTATCGGCGAACGAGGCGTGACCCTCTCGGGAGGGCAGAGGCAACGGCTCGCCATCGCCCGGGCGCTACTCACCGATCCGCGCATACTCATCCTCGACGACAGCACAAGCGCCATCGACAGCGCCACCGAGGACGCCATCCAGAAGGCGATCAACAAGGTACTGGAGGGAAGGACGACGCTGATGATCACCCACCGCCTCTCCCAGATCCGCAAGGCCGACAAGATCCTCCTGCTCGAGCGTGGCGAGCTGGTCGATCAGGGCGGCCACTACGAACTGCTCGAACGCAACGACCACTACCGCCGCATCTTCTCGAGGTACGACTAG